Proteins from one Coturnix japonica isolate 7356 chromosome 5, Coturnix japonica 2.1, whole genome shotgun sequence genomic window:
- the BTBD18 gene encoding BTB/POZ domain-containing protein 18: protein MPSCCPHPAAPRLQYRSSRLLRSAFLRLHQQQQRADVFCDVLLRAEGQVVAAHCCVLAAWSPLFMERLARQLPPAGRPVVLDLDGLKMATLRTVLRFLYTAELDASRDELRDVLAAARRLRVAALESLQLWEDGVLRPGPRWQLDRSCLSGTGSGTVPLTDAPRERPLPAETAGPAHAVGRLKLRRMEGRRGWEVVRDGQLSLEPVAVEARTGTEPWPPPAAGGLTEDELEEEVDVGMAEPCLPPGTVCVCPSPESESGGEVDVVG, encoded by the exons ATGCCGTCGTGCTGCCCGCATCCAGCCGCCCCCCGGCTGCAGTACCGCAGCTCCCGGCTGCTCCGCTCCGCCTTCCTGCgcctgcaccagcagcagcagcgggcAGACGTGTTCTGCGACGTGCTGCTGCGGGCAGAAG GGCAGGTGGTGGCCGCGCACTGCTGCGTGCTGGCGGCGTGGAGCCCGTTGTTCATGGAGCGCCTGGCCCGGCAGCTGCCCCCCGCGGGTCGCCCCGTGGTGCTGGATCTGGACGGGCTGAAGATGGCCACGCTGCGCACGGTGCTGCGGTTCCTGTACACTGCCGAGCTGGACGCGTCCCGGGACGAGCTGCGGGACGTGCTGGCCGCCGCCCGCCGGCTCCGCGTGGCCGCGCTCGAGTCgctgcagctgtgggaggaCGGAGTGCTGCGGCCCGGGCCCCGCTGGCAGCTCGACCGCAGCTGTCTGAGCGGCACCGGGTCCGGCACCGTCCCGCTGACGGACGCCCCTCGGGAACGGCCGCTCCCTGCGGAGACCGCGGGTCCGGCCCACGCCGTGGGGCGGCTGAAGCTGAGGAGGATGGAAGGGCGGCGCGGCTGGGAGGTGGTGCGGGACGGGCAGCTCTCCCTCGAGCCCGTCGCAGTGGAGGCCCGGACGGGAACGGAGCCGTGGCCGCCGCCGGCTGCGGGCGGGCTGACGGAAGAcgagctggaggaggaggtggatgTGGGGATGGCGGAGCCCTGTCTGCCCCCCGGCACCGTGTGCGTCTGTCCCAGCCCCGAGTCCGAGTCCGGTGGGGAGGTGGATGTAGTCGGTTAA
- the SELENOH gene encoding selenoprotein H yields the protein MAPRGRKRGVRRPAQPGNEADPAEKRPRTDAQGDTDGAAGDAVGPRVVIEHCRSURVYGRNALALSEALRGAVSALAVEINPRQPRRNSFEVSLVKEDGSTVQLWSGIGKGPPRKLKFPEPEVVVEALRSSLA from the exons ATGGCTCCTCGTGGTCGGAAGCGCGGCGTGCGGCGCCCCGCACAGCCGGGGAATGAGGCCGACCCTGCCGAGAAGCGGCCCCGCACTGATGCTCAGGGCGATACTGACGGCGCTGCCGGGGACGCCGTTGGGCCCCGCGTGGTCATCGAGCACTG CCGTAGCTGACGCGTGTACGGGCGCAACGCGTTGGCGCTGAGCGAGGCGCTGCGCGGGGCCGTGTCCGCCCTGGCCGTGGAGATCAACCCGCGGCAGCCCCGCAGGAACAGCTTCGAGGTGTCCCTGGTGAAGGAGGACGGCAGCA CCGTGCAGCTGTGGAGCGGCATCGGGAAGGGGCCGCCCCGCAAGCTGAAGTTCCCCGAGCCCGAGGTCGTGGTGGAGGCGCTGCGGAGCAGCCTGGCCTAG